The following proteins are co-located in the Eleginops maclovinus isolate JMC-PN-2008 ecotype Puerto Natales chromosome 1, JC_Emac_rtc_rv5, whole genome shotgun sequence genome:
- the clstn1 gene encoding calsyntenin-1 isoform X1, with translation MRVRGNTPFASAVGLVLGLLCAVEAAKVNKHKPWIETTYHGIVTENDDKVLLDPPLIALDKDAPLRYAESFEVTLTEEGEICGFRIHGQNVPFEAVVLDKSTGEGVLRAKDKLDCELQKEHTFTIQAYDCGEGPDGTNMKKSHKATVHIQVNDINEYSPVFKEKSYKATVIEGKKYDSILKVEAVDADCSFQFSQICNYEIVTPDVPFTVDKDGFIKNTEKLSYGKERMYKLTVTAYDCGKNRASEDVLVKISVKPTCKPSWQGFNKRTEYEPGTGSLALFPSMHLETCDEPITSIRANIELETNHIGKGCDRDTYSEKSLHKLCGASTGTVELLPAPSSSANWTVGLPTDNGHDSDQVFEFNGTQAIKVPEGMVSTSLKEPFTISVWMRHGPGAHEKETILCNSDKTEMNRHHYSLYVHNCRLILLLRQDPSEAENYKPAEFHWKLDQACDKEWHHYVLNIEFPTVSLFVDGTTFEPFLVTEDYPLHSTKIESQLTIGACWQDNSGHDNDTESVSEPTSGGNAKMAQFFRGNLAGLMIRSGKLENKKVIDCLYTCKEGLDVQLPEEVASAVKVEFNPNQSSLTVEGDDIDAFDKVMQHISYLNSRQFPTPGIRHLRISTTVKCFNEESCVSVPDAEGYVMVLQPEEPKISLSGIDHFARSAAEFESQEGVALFPELRIVSTITREVEADAESEAAEGTEDDPTVQETVVSEEIMHNLDTCEVSVVGDELDGEHEGLEVDMSQLQQHSLEMSSSNLGLVITGVNTMANYEQVLHLIRYKNWHTEALFDRKFKLVCSELNGRYISNDFKVEVNVIHTANPVENANNAMVQPNFINPVHHASVDLSGHNLVNAHQASVVPSAATIVIVVCVSFLVFMIILGVFRIRAAHQSTMRDQETGKENEMDWDDSALTITVNPMETYEDQHSSEEEEEEEEESEDGEEEDDITSAESESSEDEEGGEPEDQQAASRQQQLEWDDSTLTY, from the exons TCAATAAGCACAAACCATGGATCGAGACGACGTACCACGGGATCGTAACGGAAAACGATGACAAAGTACTCCTGGACCCTCCTCTAATTGCACTGGACAAGGACGCTCCTCTACGCTACGCAG AGAGTTTTGAGGTGACTCTCACTGAAGAAG GTGAGATTTGCGGCTTCAGGATTCACGGGCAGAATGTCCCCTTCGAGGCAGTGGTCCTGGACAAGTCCACTGGTGAGGGGGTCCTCCGGGCCAAGGACAAGCTGGACTGTGAGCTGCAGAAGGAGCACACCTTCACCATCCAAGCCTACGACTGTGGAGAGGGTCCCGATGGCACCAACATGAAGAAATCCCACAA GGCAACCGTCCACATCCAGGTCAACGACATCAACGAGTATTCACCGGTGTTCAAAGAGAAGTCCTACAAAGCCACCGTTATCGAGGGGAAGAAGTATGACAGCATCCTGAAGGTGGAGGCAGTGGACGCCGACTGCTCTTTCCAGTTCAGTCAAATCTGCAACTACGAGATCGTCACCCCTGATGTGCCCTTCACCGTCGACAAAGATG GTTTCATCAAGAACACAGAGAAACTGAGCTACGGCAAGGAGCGCATGTACAAGCTGACTGTGACCGCCTACGATTGTGGAAAGAACCGTGCCTCCGAGGATGTTCTGGTCAAGATCAGCGTCAAGCCCACCTGCAAACCCAGCTGGCAAG GCTTCAATAAGAGGACTGAATACGAGCCTGGCACAGGCAGCCTGGCCCTTTTCCCCAGCATGCACTTGGAGACCTGTGATGAGCCAATCACGTCCATCCGAGCCAACATTGAACTGGAAACCAACCACATTGGAAAGGGCTGCGACCGTGATACCTACTCTGAGAAGTCACTGCACAAGCTGTGCG GAGCCAGCACCGGCACCGTGGAGCTTCTTCCTGCACCCAGCAGCTCCGCCAACTGGACGGTCGGGCTGCCCACAGACAACGGGCACGACAGCGACCAGGTGTTTGAGTTTAACGGCACCCAGGCCATCAAGGTTCCTGAAGGCATGGTGAGCACCAGCCTGAAAGAGCCCTTCACTATCTCTGTTTGGATGAGACACGGCCCCGGGGCCCACGAGAAGGAGACCATCCTCTGCAACTCTGACAAGACAG AGATGAACAGACACCACTACTCGCTGTACGTCCACAACTGCCGGCTGATCCTGCTCCTCCGCCAGGATCCATCAGAGGCCGAGAACTACAAACCAGCCGAGTTCCACTGGAAGCTGGACCAG GCTTGTGACAAAGAGTGGCATCACTACGTGCTTAATATTGAGTTCCCCACCGTGTCTCTGTTTGTGGATGGGACTACCTTTGAGCCCTTCCTGGTCACAGAGGACTACCCACTGCACTCCACCAAGATCGAATCCCAGCTCACCATCGGTGCCTGCTGGCAAG ACAACTCAGGACATGACAATGACACTGAGTCAGTCTCTGAGCCCACCTCAG GTGGAAATGCTAAAATGGCTCAGTTTTTCCGGGGCAACCTAGCGGGGCTGATGATTCGCTCTGGCAAGCTGGAGAACAAGAAGGTGATCGACTGTTTGTACACCTGCAAGGAAGGACTGGACGTGCAGCTGCCTGAGGAGGTAGCTTCAGCTGTCAAG GTTGAGTTTAACCCCAACCAGTCCTCTCTGACCGTGGAGGGAGACGACATCGATGCCTTTGACAAGGTCATGCAGCACATCTCCTACCTGAACTCTCGCCAGTTCCCCACCCCTGGTATCAGGCACCTTCGCATCTCCACCACCGTCAA ATGCTTCAACGAGGAGTCCTGCGTATCAGTGCCAGATGCCGAAGGTTACGTGATGGTGCTGCAGCCCGAAGAGCCCAAGATCAGCCTGAGCGGCATCGACCATTTTGCCCGCAGCGCCGCAGAATTCGAGAGCCAGGAAGGCGTGGCGCTGTTCCCCGAGCTACGCATCGTGAGCACCATCACCCGCGAGGTGGAGGCTGATGCTGAATCTGAAGCAGCAGAGGGAACTGAGGATGACCCTACAG TCCAAGAGACCGTGGTGTCCGAGGAGATCATGCACAACCTGGACACATGTGAAGTGAGCGTGGTGGGAGACGAGCTGGACGGGGAGCACGAGGGTCTAGAGGTGGACATGtctcagctgcagcagcacagcctgGAGATGAGCTCCTCTAACCTGGGCCTCGTCATCACTG GCGTGAACACCATGGCCAACTACGAGCAGGTCCTGCATCTCATCCGTTACAAGAACTGGCACACAGAGGCTCTCTTTGACAGGAAATTCAAACTGGTCTGTTCTGAACTCAACGGCCGCTACATCAGCAACGACTTCAAGGTCGAG GTGAATGTAATCCACACAGCCAATCCTGTGGAGAATGCCAACAACGCCATGGTGCAGCCCAACTTCATCAACCCTGTGCATCACGCCTCTGTGGATCTGTCCGGTCACAACCTGGTCAACGCTCACCAGGCCTCAG TCGTTCCCAGCGCAGCCACCATTGTCATCGTGGTGTGCGTTAGCTTCCTGGTGTTTATGATCATCCTGGGCGTGTTCCGCATCCGAGCTGCACACCAGAGCACCATGAGGGACCAGGAGACCGGCAAGGAAAACGAGATGGACTGGGATGACTCAGCCCTCACCATCACGGTCAACCCCATGGAG ACGTACGAGGACCAGCACagcagcgaggaggaggaggaagaggaggaggagagcgaggacggagaggaggaagatgacatCACAAGCGCTGAGTCAGAGAGCAGCGAAGACGAGGAGGGCGGAGAGCCCGAAGACCAGCAGGCGgccagcagacagcagcagctggagtgGGACGACTCCACCCTCACctactaa